From the Mycoplasma putrefaciens KS1 genome, the window TTGTTGAAGCTTATGATTATTTAGCTAGTTTAGACTTTGATTTACTAATTACTTGTGCTTATGGACAGTTTATTTCTACTAAAATTTTAAAACTTGCTAAGTTTGATGCAATTAATTTTCACGGAAGTTTATTACCAAAATTAAGAGGTGGAGCTCCAATTCAGTATGCAATTAGAAATGGTGAAACTAAAACTGGAATTACTATTATGAAAATGATTAAAGAAATGGATGCTGGTGATTATTATGTTCAAGAAGAACTTGAGATTTTACCAACTGATGATGCCGGTAGTTTATTTAAAAAAATGGCAGATTTAGCAGCTAGTATGGCCAAAAAATATTTAGTTGATATTTACAATAATAAGTACTGTGCTATCAAACAAGATCCAGAAAAAGTTAGTTTTTGTAAAAATATTTCATCAGAAGAAGAACAAATTAACTGAAATGATACTGCATTTAACATTTTTAATTTAATTAGATCACTTTCACCAAGTCCAATTAGTTATACAACAATCAACCAACAAAGATATAAGATTAAAAGCTCAATGATCACTGAAATTGCTGACAAATACAACGATGTTGAACCTGGAACTATTATTGATATTAACAAGCAAGGAATTGTTGTTAAAACTAAAGATCAAGCAATCACTATTTTAGAAATTCAAAGACAAGGTAAAAAACTACAGCCTGCTAATTTGTACTTTCTAAATAATTTAACAGATTTAAAAATTAATGATATTTTCGATAAAAATCATCAAAGATCCATTAAATAATTAGATATTTTAAAAGTCTATAAGATGATATAATATTATAGAATTTTGCTTCTTAGCAATCAAAATAATTTTTAAAAAGGAGACGAAAAATGTCAGTTAATGATTTGCGTCCAGGAACAACTTTTTTATATGATCAAAATATCTATTTAGTTTTAGAACAATCTTTTTCTAAGACTGGTCGTCAACAAGGCAAAGTTTCAGTAAAAGCTAAAAACTTAAGAACTGGAGCAAGAGTTGACCTAACTTTTACAGGTGGAGAAAAAGTTGACAAAGCTATGATCGAAAGAAAAGATATGCAATATTTATATAATGATGGAGTAGATGCATATTTAATGGATGTTGATAGTTATGATCAAGTTCAAATTCCGATGTCAAGATTAGAGTGAGAAAAAAACTTTTTAGTAGATGGTTTGATGATCAAAATGACTGAATTTGAACAAGAAGTTCTAGGAATTGCTTTACCTGATAAAGTTGAATTGACTGTAATTGAAGCTGAAGCTGCAGTTAAAGGCGACACTACAAGTGGTGCTCAAAAAAAAGCAGTCTTAGAAACAGGATTAGAAATTATGGTCCCTTTATTTGTCAACCAACAAACTAAAGTAATAGTTTCAACTAGTGATGGTAAATATGTTGGACGAGCTTAATAAAGAGGTGAATTAAATGTATATTTCTATTGATAAAAACAGAAGAGGAAATCTAGAAATTGAACAAAGAGTTATCAATAAAATAGTTAAAAATACAGTGCTTTTAAACTCTGCAATTGACAATTTATCTGATATTAATGTTTCAACTAGTGTATTTCAAGAAGATCAATTATACATTCTAATAACTGTTAAAGTGAGAAATAAAATTGAAGATTTAAAAATCAATAAAGATAAGCTACTTAAATCTATTGATAAAAACCTTTCTCAAACTATTTCAATAAAACCAAAAAATATTAATATTTCATACATAAAATAACAGAAGGGAAAAAACCATAATGAAATTTACTGAAGAAAAATTAATTGATCAAGGTCAAGCAAAATGGATCATTACGATTGATGGTCAAGAATGACAAGATCTATTAAAAAAAGCTCGCAATAAAATTAAAAATAACTTAGAAATCCCAGGATTTAGAAAAGGTAAAGCTCCAGAAGCAAAACTAGCTAGTTTTTTAACACCTACTAAAGTTTATAACGAAGCTTTTAAACTTGCTTTACAACCAGCATTTGAATTTGCTAGAAGCCAAGAAGCAAAAATTAGTCCTTTAAATGCTCCAAGTCCAGTTCCTGCAAAAGTTAACGAACAAGAATTAGTAATTAATTTTGTATTTGATCTACGTCCAGATATTAAACTGGGAAGTTATACTGGAATTAGCTCAGTTGAAAAACCTGAAATTAAAATTACTGATCAAGAAGTTGA encodes:
- a CDS encoding MMB_0454 family protein, translated to MYISIDKNRRGNLEIEQRVINKIVKNTVLLNSAIDNLSDINVSTSVFQEDQLYILITVKVRNKIEDLKINKDKLLKSIDKNLSQTISIKPKNINISYIK
- the efp gene encoding elongation factor P, which translates into the protein MSVNDLRPGTTFLYDQNIYLVLEQSFSKTGRQQGKVSVKAKNLRTGARVDLTFTGGEKVDKAMIERKDMQYLYNDGVDAYLMDVDSYDQVQIPMSRLEWEKNFLVDGLMIKMTEFEQEVLGIALPDKVELTVIEAEAAVKGDTTSGAQKKAVLETGLEIMVPLFVNQQTKVIVSTSDGKYVGRA
- the fmt gene encoding methionyl-tRNA formyltransferase, with the protein product MTKNNKIKAVFCGTPEIGATVLKALTEIEQIEVILVISQPDKPQGRKKQLIPTAVKQTALAKDIKVIQPVKIVEAYDYLASLDFDLLITCAYGQFISTKILKLAKFDAINFHGSLLPKLRGGAPIQYAIRNGETKTGITIMKMIKEMDAGDYYVQEELEILPTDDAGSLFKKMADLAASMAKKYLVDIYNNKYCAIKQDPEKVSFCKNISSEEEQINWNDTAFNIFNLIRSLSPSPISYTTINQQRYKIKSSMITEIADKYNDVEPGTIIDINKQGIVVKTKDQAITILEIQRQGKKLQPANLYFLNNLTDLKINDIFDKNHQRSIK